AGTCTTATATATAGGAAGACAAAATGAAAAACATAACCatattaaactaattaaatattttattccaAACCGTACTAAAAACAGAGTGATCATGTGTCATGTTCCAACCTTTCCAATCTCATCTGTTTTTCTTTCATCACTGCAGAGGGAAAAACAGAGGAATCAGTAATCATCAACTTGGAAAGTAGTGATTGACCTCGTATTATGTATGTTTGATGAGGATAAACCACTTGATATCCTCCTAACCATCTGTCTCGTGCCATCAGCAATACAAACAGCATGATTCGATTTGCTCTTACGACAGAACGACATGTGAGCTTTTATAGCTTCTTGATTCTTCCATTGCAAACCCTTTGTTTTTCTTCTGTTAACTTCATCTCGAACAGCTTGTGAACACAACCCACATAACTATTGTCCATCAAATTTTGACTTCTATTTACTAATGTAATCTTGGGTGCAATCCTCTTTTAACCCACAACACTCATACTTTGTTGATTCAATTtccatttcaaaaaaaaaaaaaacatttttttcttaaatatatctCCCTTGGTAGTTTTAAAAGGATATGAGAATAACACACATTCACATCAATCACATGAAATTATTAAGTTTATATAATTACAACACACATTAAAAATGTTGAGACACAAAATTAGGACAgtctaattaaaatttagatattttgcTACCAACTTGGATGAATGATAAATTAAAGGTTTTGAATCAcgctataaaattattattttatataaattaaaataactaatacACAAAAGCATAACACACGTGCGGAAGAATGAAGAAAATTGGCATTGCATTGCCGAGACACGAAACCACAACACATATTCCAAATTCGAATCCAACCACAAATCATGTAGTAAATGAAATAgcaataaacaattaattgaaattcaataattttgatttaattaataaattgttGAACAATCATTAGCTTCAGTACTctcctcatcatcatcatcatcagccTTTGGAACGGTGACGACGAGTTCACCGTCAACAAACACGGCGGTGGCGAGCTCCGGGATAATGGATTCAGGGAGACGAAGCCTCCAAATATGAGGGTTAAGATCGTCCAATGAAAATTGAAGTGAGTGAGTTGCTCTAACAATAATCTTAGTGACACCTGGATGAATATGAAGTGTGTGAGTTTCCACGTGGCCGAGTGAGTTTGTTTCCGCCACGAATCGGAAACAGTTAGGGTGTTCCTCCACTGACACGTCAGCATCTGATGGTAATGGTAGTTGGAGAATTTTGCTGAACACGTGTG
This region of Cicer arietinum cultivar CDC Frontier isolate Library 1 chromosome 8, Cicar.CDCFrontier_v2.0, whole genome shotgun sequence genomic DNA includes:
- the LOC101512906 gene encoding uncharacterized protein — its product is MSCRKWNISIQYNIMNSVSEAETILGCFTNNNNNKLRRLPHVFSKILQLPLPSDADVSVEEHPNCFRFVAETNSLGHVETHTLHIHPGVTKIIVRATHSLQFSLDDLNPHIWRLRLPESIIPELATAVFVDGELVVTVPKADDDDDEESTEANDCSTIY